From the genome of Corallococcus macrosporus DSM 14697:
ATCACCGTCATGAACAACGCCCGGCTGCTGGACGTCCGCTTCGACGGGCTCAGGGAAGCGGGCTCGCTCATCGTCGCGGGCAACGCGGTGCTGGAGCAGGTGGGCCCCATGCCGTCGCTGTTCCGGGTTCAGGGCGACGTCTCCCTGGCAGAGAACCCGCGCCTGCTGCGCGCGACGGAGCTGCCAGCGCTCCAGAGCATGGGCGGCGCCCTGTTCGTCACCCTCAACCCGCTGCTGACGGACCTGTCCGGCTTCCAGCAGGTGACGTGGATGAGCGGGTTGTACGTCACGGGCAACGAGGCGCTGGAGGACCTGGGCACGTTGGGTTCGCTCCACACCGTGGGCACCCTGGAGGTGCGGGAGAACGCGGCGATGACGGCGCTGCACCTGGACGCCCTGGCGCGCGTGCGCGACGCGTTCATCGTCACCGACAACCCCCGGCTCCCCTCGTGCTGGGCGACGATGCTCGCGGACGACGTCTACACCGGGCCGCCGGAGGAGCGCCGCATCTGGAACAACGACAGCGTCACGCCTTGCCAGCTCTAGGCCGGCTGGCCGCTCACGTCCGGGGACGGCGCTTGCCCGTGCGGGAAGCGCGGTCCTACAGTGCCGGCCTCCCCCCAGGCCGCCATGACGACCCGAGTCCACACGCATCGAGCGAAGCCGCTGCACCGGCGCCTGCCCCGACTCCGTCCCTCCCCGCCGCCGCGCCTTCACCGTCCGCGAGCCGGTGGGCCCCTGGGCCGCGGCGCTGGGTGGCCTGGCCTGGCTCCTCTGGCTCGGCGGCGCCAGGGCCATTCCCCCCACGCGCCTCGACTGGGCGATGCGCGAGGACTGGGCGGGCACCACCTTCGGCTGGCTGTTCTACCGCAACGCTCCCTGGGGCCTGCCGCTCACCCGCTCGCCCAACCAGCTCTTCCCGCACGGGACGTCCGTGGCCCTCACGGACGCCAACCCGCTGCTGGCGGTGCTGTTCAAGCTCTTCAACCCGCTGCTGCCCGCGGACTTCCAGTACCACGGCCTCTGGCTGGCGCTGGGCTTCGCGCTCATGGGCTGGTTCGGCGCGAAGCTGGTCTCCGTGGTGTCGCCACGTCCCACGCACCAGTGGCTGGGCGGGCTCCTGTTCGCCATGGCACCGCCCCTGGCGGCGCGGCTGGGGCACCTGCTGCTGTGCGCGCACTGGATGCTGGTGGCCATGATGTGGCTGCACCTGCGCGACACGCCGGACGCCCGCGCGGCGAAGCGGAGCCTCCTGTGGGCCGCCGCGCTGAACGCCGTGGCCGCGAGCACGCATCCGTACCTGGTGGCCATGCTCGCGCCGCTGGCCATGGCGCTGACGGTGCGGCTGGCCCTGGGCCGCGTCATCACCTGGGGCCGCGCGCTGCTGGCCTCGGCGGGCTTCGTCGTGCTGGACCTGCTCCTCTTCGCCCTCTTCGGCTACTTCGCTGGCGGCAGCCTGGGCGCGGAGGGCTTCGGCCAGTTCTCCGCCGACCTGACCACGCTGTTCAACCCCACGGACTGGTCGCGGCTCCTGCCCTCGCTGCCCGTGGCGCGGCGGCAGGGCGAGGGCTTCGGCTATGTGGGCGCGGGGGCGCTGCTGCTCGGGGTGCTCGCCGTCGCGGGCGCGGCGCTCCGCTTCCGTTCCCTGCGCGATGTGCCCTGGAAGCGGGGGCTGCCCTTCGCCGTCGCGGTGCTGCTGCTGGCCGTCTACGCGCTGTCGTCCCGCGTGACGTGGACGGGCCGGCTGGTGGTGGACCTGGGCGGCCTGTACGAGCCCTTCTCGCGGCTGACGTCCGCCTTCCGCGCGTCCGGGCGCTTCATCTGGCCGCTGTGCTACGCGGTGATGGGCGGCGCCCTGCTCCTGTGGCTGCGGCAGTGGCGCGAGCGGGCCTGGGTGGGCACGGCGGTGCTCGCGCTGGTGGTCGCCGTGCAGGCCTATGACTTGCGCCAGGACAAGAGCGAGCTGCGCCGGCGGCCGGACGGCTTCCGGCGGCTCCAGGCCCCGGAGTGGGCGGCGCTGAAGGGCCACTATCGACACCTGGCCCTCTTCCCGCCGCAGGTGCAGTGGGTGTGCCCCTACAACGAGCCCCTGGTCAACGCGGCGGGGTACCTGGCCTACCGGCTGGGCCTCACCTTCAACAGCGGCTACGCCAGCCGGACCCCGCCGTCCATCGCCGAGGAGTGCAACGCCACCATGCGCCCGGGCGGCGTGGACGCGGACACCGTGTACGTCGTGGTGCGCCCGCAGGTGGGCGCCTTCGTCCGGGCGGGCGCGCGCTGTGGCGTGCTGGAGGGGCTGGCGGTGTGCGTGGCCGGGCAGCGGGAGGACGCCTTTGCCCAGGCGCTGACACGGCAGCCGCTGCGATAGCGCGGGGCGCCGCCGAATCCGGTGGACTCCCTGGCGGGGACAGGCAGCATCCCGGCGTATGGGAAGTGAGGACATCGTCGCGGCGTTGCGCCATGTACCCCTGTTCGCCCGGCTCACCGGAGAGCAGCTCCGCTGGATGGCGGACCATGGGCGTCAGCTCCACTTCCCCGCGGGCACCCGCATCGCGGAACAAGGCGCCGCCGCGGATGGCCTGTCCGTCATCCTGGAGGGCCGCACGCAGTGGAGCCGCCGCACGGGCGCGGAGAGCACGCCCACCTTCACGCTGGAGGCCGGCGACCTCTTCGGCGAGCTCATCCTCTTCCTCAACGCGCCCTACCCCCACAGCGGCGACGCGCTGACGGACGTGCGCTTGTTCCGGGTGGAGCCGGCCACCTTCTGGGAGCTGCTGCGGCTGGCGCCCGGGCTCAGCCGGGGGCTGATGGAGCTGGCGTCGCAGCGCTCCCAACAGCAGCAGGCGCAGGACGTCCGCCCGCTGGGGGACCTGCTCCCCGCGGGCCGCCTGGCGGCGGAGCTGAGCGCCGAATTGGGCAGCCCCGCCGCGGCGGCCCGACGCAGCTCGGCGCGGCTGAGCGAGCTGATGGCCGCGGTGTCCGCGCGCGCCATGGCCCTGGGCGAGCACGGCCTGTCCCTGCCCCAGCGCGGCGTCCTGCTGGCCCTGCCTCGGGAAGCAGCGGAGCGCGGGCGGACCTCTCCGCCGCTGGAGCCCCTGGCTCGCGCCGAGCGCGAGGAGGCGCTGGGCTCGTGGCTGGAGGCGCGGGGCGTGCGGGATGCGTGGGACGCCGCGCCCGCGCTGGTGGCGTCCGGCCTGGACGTCGCGTGGCTGGAGTCGGTGGCGACGCGCGTGGGCGCCGCGCTGCTGGGGGACGTGCTCGCGTGGCTGGTGCTGGCGGTGAGCTGTGACGTGCTCATGGCGGAGGTGGAGCGCGGCACCACGCGCGTGTCCGCGCTGGCCGAAGGCGTGAAGGCCTATGCCTTCATGGACCCGGTGCCGCGCGAGGACGTGGACCTCCACGAAGGGCTGGAGAACGCGCTGGGCGTGCTGGGCCACCGGCTGCGCGGCGAGCACCTCACGGTGGAGCGCGAATTCGACCCCAGCCTGCCCCGGCTGAAGGCGGAGGGCGCCGCGCTCGATGAGCTGTGGACGCAGCTCGTCCTCAACGCGCTGGAGGCCCTGGGCGAGCGCGGCGGACGCGTGCGGCTGCGCACGTGGCAGGAGGCCGCGCACGTGGTCGTCGAGGTCTCCGACGACGGGCCCGGCATCCCCAAGGAGCTGCTGCCGCGCGTCTTCGAGCCCTTCTTCAGCACGAAGCCCCACGCGGCGGGCCTGGGCCTGGACGTCTGCCGGCGCATCGTCGAGCGCCATGGCGGTGAGCTGTGCGTGCGCGCCGAGCAGGGCGGCACCCGCATCCAGGTCCGGCTGCCGGTGTAGCTCGCGCCGCGTCGTGCCGCGCGGAGTTCAGCCCTTCGGGCCGAGCGCCGCCACCGCCGCGGCCATCACCTGCTTCACCGGGACGCCCGCGGCCTCCGCCACCTGGCGGCAGTCCTCGAACTCCGGGTGGGCGTTGAGCACCGCGCCCTGGCGCAGCCCGCGCTTCACGCGGACCTTGCCCCACGGCGTCTCCACCTCCACCCAGTCGCGCGCCAGCGCCTGACGCTCCACGCGGTGGTAGCGCACGCCCAGCGTGGTGGACTCGCGCAGCACCACGTCCACGATGGCCTCGCGCGCGCCGCCCTCCACCAGCGCGCCCAGCAGGTGCCCCGGCCGGCTCTTCTTCATCACCACCGGCGTCACCCACGCGTCCAGCGCGCCCACCGCGAGCAGCCGCTCCAGCAGGTGCCCCAGGAGCTGCGGCGTGGCGTCATCCAGGTTGGCCTCCACCACCCAGAGCCCTTCGTTGCCGGCCTGCTCCATCCGCCCCAGGGACGCGCGCAGCACGTTGGGCCGGTCCTTGAAGTCCTTCGTTCCGACGCCGTAGCCCACCTTCTCCACGATGAAGTCCGGCGGGTGGCCGATGTGCGCCAGCACCTTGAGCAGCGCCGCGCCCGTGGGCGTCGTCAGCTCGCCCACGCCCTCGAAGCGCACCGGCACGTCCCGCAGCAACTCCAGCGTGGCGGGCACGGGGATGGGCATGGCGCCATGGGCCACGCGGATGGTGCCGCTGCCCAGCGGCGGCGGCGCCGCGTGGACCTCCGGGTCGCCCAGCAGCTCCAGCACCACCGCCGCGCCGCAGATGTCCACGATGGAGTCCACCGCGCCCACCTCATGGAAGTGGATGTCGTCAATGGACACGCCGTGGACCTTGGCCTCCGCCTCGCCGATGGCGCGGAACACCGCCAGCGCCCGCTCCTTCGCGCGCGGGGGCAGCGTGTCCGCCTCCTCGATGAGGCGCCGGATGTCCGCGTAGGCGCGGTGCGGGTGGGCCTCGCGCGCGTCCAGCACGACGTCCAGGTGCGTGCCGCTGATGGCGTGGCGCGCCGCGCGGCTCACCGCCAGCTTCCAGCCCGGGACGCGCAGGCCCGACAAGGCGCGCTCCAGCTCCGCCGCGGAGACGCCCAGGTCCAGGCCCGCCGCCAGGAACATGTCCCCGGCGATGCCGCCCACCGGCTCCAGGTAGAGGATGCGTCGCATGGTGCTCACCTGCGCCCCTTCGTGCG
Proteins encoded in this window:
- a CDS encoding ATP-binding protein translates to MGSEDIVAALRHVPLFARLTGEQLRWMADHGRQLHFPAGTRIAEQGAAADGLSVILEGRTQWSRRTGAESTPTFTLEAGDLFGELILFLNAPYPHSGDALTDVRLFRVEPATFWELLRLAPGLSRGLMELASQRSQQQQAQDVRPLGDLLPAGRLAAELSAELGSPAAAARRSSARLSELMAAVSARAMALGEHGLSLPQRGVLLALPREAAERGRTSPPLEPLARAEREEALGSWLEARGVRDAWDAAPALVASGLDVAWLESVATRVGAALLGDVLAWLVLAVSCDVLMAEVERGTTRVSALAEGVKAYAFMDPVPREDVDLHEGLENALGVLGHRLRGEHLTVEREFDPSLPRLKAEGAALDELWTQLVLNALEALGERGGRVRLRTWQEAAHVVVEVSDDGPGIPKELLPRVFEPFFSTKPHAAGLGLDVCRRIVERHGGELCVRAEQGGTRIQVRLPV
- the larC gene encoding nickel pincer cofactor biosynthesis protein LarC codes for the protein MRRILYLEPVGGIAGDMFLAAGLDLGVSAAELERALSGLRVPGWKLAVSRAARHAISGTHLDVVLDAREAHPHRAYADIRRLIEEADTLPPRAKERALAVFRAIGEAEAKVHGVSIDDIHFHEVGAVDSIVDICGAAVVLELLGDPEVHAAPPPLGSGTIRVAHGAMPIPVPATLELLRDVPVRFEGVGELTTPTGAALLKVLAHIGHPPDFIVEKVGYGVGTKDFKDRPNVLRASLGRMEQAGNEGLWVVEANLDDATPQLLGHLLERLLAVGALDAWVTPVVMKKSRPGHLLGALVEGGAREAIVDVVLRESTTLGVRYHRVERQALARDWVEVETPWGKVRVKRGLRQGAVLNAHPEFEDCRQVAEAAGVPVKQVMAAAVAALGPKG
- a CDS encoding DUF6311 domain-containing protein — translated: MGPWAAALGGLAWLLWLGGARAIPPTRLDWAMREDWAGTTFGWLFYRNAPWGLPLTRSPNQLFPHGTSVALTDANPLLAVLFKLFNPLLPADFQYHGLWLALGFALMGWFGAKLVSVVSPRPTHQWLGGLLFAMAPPLAARLGHLLLCAHWMLVAMMWLHLRDTPDARAAKRSLLWAAALNAVAASTHPYLVAMLAPLAMALTVRLALGRVITWGRALLASAGFVVLDLLLFALFGYFAGGSLGAEGFGQFSADLTTLFNPTDWSRLLPSLPVARRQGEGFGYVGAGALLLGVLAVAGAALRFRSLRDVPWKRGLPFAVAVLLLAVYALSSRVTWTGRLVVDLGGLYEPFSRLTSAFRASGRFIWPLCYAVMGGALLLWLRQWRERAWVGTAVLALVVAVQAYDLRQDKSELRRRPDGFRRLQAPEWAALKGHYRHLALFPPQVQWVCPYNEPLVNAAGYLAYRLGLTFNSGYASRTPPSIAEECNATMRPGGVDADTVYVVVRPQVGAFVRAGARCGVLEGLAVCVAGQREDAFAQALTRQPLR